The following proteins are co-located in the Rhea pennata isolate bPtePen1 chromosome 2, bPtePen1.pri, whole genome shotgun sequence genome:
- the LOC134137594 gene encoding cytochrome c1, heme protein, mitochondrial codes for MAAVRCLALRPYGRLLLPPRAALPPPPPPAPARMSSFSGFSRGRKVALGALGAVAAGGAGLALALHAAVSAGELEMHPPSFPWSHGGMLSSLDHRSLRRGYQVYKQVCSACHSMEYLAFRNLIGVTHTEAEAKALAEEVEVVDGPDENGEMFTRPGKISDYFPKPYPNSEAARAANNGALPPDLSYIVNARHGGEDYVFSLLTGYCDPPAGVSVREGLYYNPYFPGQAIGMAPPIYNEILEYDDGTPATMSQIAKDICTFLRWAAEPEHDHRKRMGLKMLMITGLLASLLYYMKRHKWSVLKSRKMVYRPPK; via the exons ATGGCGGCGGTGCGGTGCCTGGCGCTGCGGCCCTACGGGCGCCtcctgctgccgccgcgggcggccctgccgccgccgccgccgcccgccccg GCCCGCATGTCATCCTTTTCCGGCTTCTCCCGCGGCAGGAAGGTGGCCCTGGGGGCCCtgggggcggtggcggcgggcggcgcggggctcgcccTCGCGCTGCACGCGGCCGTGAGCGCCGGCGAGCTGGAAATGCACCCGCCCAGCTTCCCCTGGAGCCACGGCGGCATGCTCTCCTCCCTGGACCACCGCAG CCTGCGGCGAGGCTACCAGGTGTACAAGCAGGTGTGCTCCGCCTGCCACAGCATGGAGTACCTGGCCTTCCGCAACCTCATCGGCGTCACCCACACCGAGGCCGAGGCCAAGGCGCTGGCCGAGGAG GTGGAGGTGGTGGACGGCCCGGATGAGAACGGGGAGATGTTCACGCGCCCCGGGAAGATCTCCGACTACTTCCCCAAGCCCTACCCCAACTCCGAGGCGGCGCGAGCCGCCAACAACGGGGCGCTGCCCCCCGACCTCAGCTACATCGTCAACGCGCG GCACGGGGGTGAGGACTACGTGTTCTCCCTCCTCACCGGCTACTGCGACCCCCCCGCTGGCGTCTCGGTGAGGGAGGGGCTGTACTACAACCCCTACTTCCCCGGACAGGCCATCGGCATGGCCCCCCCCATCTACAACGAGATCCTGGAATACGACGACG gCACCCCCGCCACCATGTCGCAGATCGCCAAGGACATCTGCACCTTCCTGAGGTGGGCGGCCGAGCCCGAGCACGACCACCGCAAACGCATGGGCTTGAAG ATGCTGATGATCACGGGTCTCCTGGCATCTCTCCTCTACTACATGAAGCGCCACAAATGGTCTGTACTaaagagcaggaaaatggtgtaCCGGCCCCCCAAGTAG